The Coriobacteriia bacterium region CAAGCCGCTCGTAACCATGGCGTCGAGCCTTGGCAAGATGCGCTGGACCGCCTCGGCGGAGTCTACGAAGACGATCGCGATCGGTAGGTCGTCGGCGACGTCGAGCAGGTGCGCCGAGTGCGTCCGTCCCGTGCCGCCGTAGCCGAGAATCCCGCGCGTTGCCGTGGCTCCCGCGATGCCCTCGGCGTGCAGCATCGTGACGATCGCCTCGTAGAGCGTATGGCCGTCGTGGCGATCGGTCTCGCCGACGAGCACCGTGACGCGTTGAGCTGCATTGACTGCCTTCATCGCGTTTCCCCTCTAGACCGCTCGTCCAACGACGATGCCGATCCAGGCCGCGCCCAGACCGAGAATCGCGCTGCCAAACATGTTGACGAACCCGGCCGACCAAAGACCGCTTTGCATCAGTGCGATCGACTCGTACGACAGCGTCGAGAACGTGGTGAACCCGCCAAGAACTC contains the following coding sequences:
- a CDS encoding DUF190 domain-containing protein, with the translated sequence MKAVNAAQRVTVLVGETDRHDGHTLYEAIVTMLHAEGIAGATATRGILGYGGTGRTHSAHLLDVADDLPIAIVFVDSAEAVQRILPRLDAMVTSGLVTIEDVQAITFTP